ACGTGTAGCAGATGTTTTTGCGAGAGGACATTATGTGCGAATATTGCTTGAAGCCTTTGTGTTTTGCTTCGTTCCTAAAACACATAATTTTTTCTACAGGTCCAGATGTACGAATAATATTTGGGTAATGGAccaaaaaatggtgtttcggttTGAGATCTCTTTTAAAAAGCGCCAGATACAAATTATGGTGTTCACAAATCAATTCGAGTATATCAAGTTCTTCATTTGTAAAAGAGCGTTTTAAACACATATCTACTAATTTTACTAAAGAAGTGCAATACACCCACACTTCATCTTCTCTTGGGATAAACCGTCCAGCAATAAAAGTAAAATAGTGACTGAATATGCGCATTTCATTTGATGTTAGACGaatggatacagatttacgtTTCTTCTTACTGTTATACGTTTCAGTTATGTTTGACATCCGTTTGAGTTCGCTATCCAAGCTGAGTTCACCGATGTTACGACGAATTGTAATAAAATCATCTATTGTAAAGTACTTCTTACGGTAAATACAGTAATATAAAACTTCCGTAAAACCATATTTGCATATACCGGTGCTGAATAAGTCATGCATTGGATCAACACTTTTATTCTCCACTACATGGAATGATGGCAGTTTATTAAACACAGAGTACCCTTGTACACCTGTTTCGCTATGCATATCAGTTTCTATATCTTCTTCATAGTCAGCCCTGCGTCGCATACAGTCAGCATGCTCATTAACATCGctcttcaaaagttctttaggTCGTCTACAAAAACGACAAACTAGCATTGAAACTGCTGGACATGCATAAGGTAGTATGCATTCCCAAGTTGTCGCCTTGCAACAGATATAGAGCGAATCTAACATTTATCGCTTTGCGATTAATATTTAGCTCTACTGGATCTTGTTCTAGTTTAGTGAATTCCGCAATTAATGCATCTAGCAAACTGTTGATTCCACTGCCTTTTACATCTACTTTTCTCAACATACCAGCtacaaaaatattattcaacTTGGCTTGAAATTCTTCTGGGACCGTGGGAAAATTATAGTAGATTCCAAATACGGAGTGTCGATTATTATGCGAACTTTGACTATCATTTACTTCAAATTCGGTTGTATACGGACGGTAAAACAATTTCGTCTGCGTATTTCTCTTTGATTTCTTTCCATTTTGTTCCATTAACGTAGTTTCGTATTTGATCTGATTTTTTCGAGCGTTCTGGTGACAATCTTCTGGAGTACGTTATTTGACTCTCAGAACGaagttatttgaaattttaaaggcATCAATATTAATAAGCTTTGATCATGACTTATATCTAATTCTTCACTAAAACTCATAGGATTTCTATTTAGCTTATTTTTTTCTACGGTTATGACTGTTGGCAATCGCAAACTTAAAATCCGAACATATGAAACCGAAAATATTTGTCATTTTCTGTaagtaattcttaaaattaAATGCATCATCAATATTGTCTGACGTCATATTCAAATCGGATAGGAGGCGACCTAGCTCCGAAAATATGAGACCTGCTTTCCGCTGTATATCATACACATCTTTTCTAGTGATGTTATTTTTGTTGTGTAAACCAACCGTAAACATTAAAGCTGCCTAGTCTACCGCGTCACGTTTATCTGTAATCTCAATGTTTTCTGCGTATTCCGTCGTTTCGCCACACTTCTGTTTTTTTGGACTGGTGCTGCAATGTGCGTTGTAATAATTTCTATCTTCGTCGATAGGAATATCACTGATGGTGCTCTTCTCTTTTTGATGTGGAACAGAGTGTAACATCAGATGCTTTTTAAACGggtaaaatttcgaaaaaactaGTCTACATAATGGTCCAGTACATTCGTACCGGTAGACCACCGGTACACGATGATACTCTTTGATATGTTCCAGGTATAAATCTACCAAAAAACCAAAAACAACTGATAGTTTTATCAGCACGTCCGTGGCTCTAGCGATAGATGGTAGTTCGTAACAGACGTCCGAAAAACACACGAAGAAACGTCCTTCGATATTATCTATTCCGGTTCCGAGTACAACCAGCTTTGGAACAACCGCTATTTTTCTTTCTGCATATGATGCATACGTCTCTTGAACTTTCGCAGTTATTTCTTCGATGgattcgacgaagagaatcGTGTCATGCTGTGCCATATAAATAGTTGgtttgaaccgtcgtccaactatAAGAGGTGGCAAAACCGTGCTCAAGCCAAGTAGAAGAGCGCATAGTTTAACGTctgaaaaacattgaaaaattcaaatcgaGCTCAAGGAAAAGAAATATAAATTAGAATTAGTTACAACTTGCAAAATACACCTTACTGATAAAGTTTCACAGTTTTTTATCTAAGGATTGCATAGCTTCACCATATTTGCTTACCTTTGTTGGTGCTGCTATTCGTTAGATGTTTTACAAGTTTGACAACCGATGGATCGGTTCCCTTTCGAGCAATGTACGTTACAATCGCTGGAGTAATCGAATCCAGTTTATCGATTCCATCCGTTGCACCAACCTTTAGGAGACGATAATCAATGTCGATCTGTAGAAGAAATATTgcattttttattgcttttaccGCATTTCACCATTTGTAAACATTAAACTTACTAGTTGATATCCGTGCGCTGATTTATAATGCGAATATGTAGTAAGCAACCGTTCAACGAGACTAGCAGATTTCAAATATTGTTTCCGGTGATTAAAACTCAGAGGCCATTTATGCAAAACAGAATCCCATGTGTGCTGATTCAAAATTAACCAGTTTACAGCATCTTGAGCTTCTGGTTCTTCATGGGGTTGATGAACAGCACACAATTTCAAACTTTTAGCGTGTTCGTGCTCTTTAATTTCGGTTTTACGTGTTTTGTGCTTCAGATTTGCAATTTTATTTGCTATTTTACCAGCATGGTTGCGACGATCGCCGCCTCGGCtgatgtagggtaagacggtataatgcgccccacctggccaaaacgcccccgtTTGAtatctagaaaactataacttactaagggtcaaattcagttggtacctataaatatttgtaaaaccatcatcttatgtgaatatgggaatatttttgaattacaggtcggactcgattatccggggactcgattatccggggttcgattatccggaattttagactcgattatccggagtattttttttcttcgaatgttttttattctaaattcttattttcaataatatgatatgcaatatgattattttaacaatgAGACGTATCTAGGTTGtaggagggggttgaaaaaggggttgttttgaatattaaaatctgactataggcttgtatatcaacttcatgaattcaaatgattatattattgttataTTCCTACTAAATAGGATTATTTGAGGAAGTTTGAACGTAGCTTGCATGGGAGGTTCTGAAATAGGGGTGTTCtacatatttaattttattttcatgaatcaattattttctttaGAATATGTCCACAAACTTCTCGCTTCAAGAACTCTTCCGTGGAAGTCCGTTTCCTCTTTTTTTAGGCAATTACATAATCGATTGCCAATTAAGCTATTGCATTTGAGACAAAACAGTCGCTCATTCGACAGACGAAAACGCAACCT
The nucleotide sequence above comes from Armigeres subalbatus isolate Guangzhou_Male chromosome 3, GZ_Asu_2, whole genome shotgun sequence. Encoded proteins:
- the LOC134222036 gene encoding uncharacterized protein LOC134222036 produces the protein MAASAQNLLADLRFPDDLLQVFRDNSKCGITLYELVSTSFEDFKNKLESTSVQWKYEVLFDIIDGWRKRNKLNVVQTAPKPLTASAYLAPVPRSIPVTGSIVINNETPEELQAKTEVVEVVDTCSHSAQSAVCLSYVPPVAASDEFTVAGVSEELAECSNFSPDSCLKDKQTAEAPKLTSAENGECLVQAGVSGYLGKHSQSLPQATVPVAPISSVTESGTEDKPVAELDVATQSSVFSASTLLTLLEATIEGKDIIEKAKIGELSEPKQLQLSTTIAKFHLQHKSRLRTEDLETYAEAITILFKFLEKGQLLGRGGDRRNHAGKIANKIANLKHKTRKTEIKEHEHAKSLKLCAVHQPHEEPEAQDAVNWLILNQHTWDSVLHKWPLSFNHRKQYLKSASLVERLLTTYSHYKSAHGYQLIDIDYRLLKVGATDGIDKLDSITPAIVTYIARKGTDPSVVKLVKHLTNSSTNKDVKLCALLLGLSTVLPPLIVGRRFKPTIYMAQHDTILFVESIEEITAKVQETYASYAERKIAVVPKLVVLGTGIDNIEGRFFVCFSDVCYELPSIARATDVLIKLSVVFGFLVDLYLEHIKEYHRVPVVYRYECTGPLCRLVFSKFYPFKKHLMLHSVPHQKEKSTISDIPIDEDRNYYNAHCSTSPKKQKCGETTEYAENIEITDKRDAVD